One Thunnus thynnus chromosome 18, fThuThy2.1, whole genome shotgun sequence genomic region harbors:
- the rnf8 gene encoding E3 ubiquitin-protein ligase rnf8 isoform X4, with the protein MDNVTTDSPAAEEDECGDSEVLCLMRVGRNSDWLRLLENTEITVGRGVDVTYQLFSPTCPLMISRLHCTFRQREDGQWTVTDKKSLNGVWVNGNRIPAEEAHRLRLGDSIQLGVPVIETKVEFDYLLVKRPLRDIKHCLAKGHREGARASQIPKKPKRKLTVEEVEPSTSKPKLYRCSSADKSFAQPCPLSPVKHHQRLSHTQEETGPSRQIQEVDRSSDGSSILCDLDNLQMYSQNILMLREQVDDTQRQVASLGGEPRRADPLREEQVKELQGQLETLRAKMHRMETLEKSFNETKRQLEAQKTQHQEELLKKQLEEALQEQKKVIGELALSRQGFEEILLAKNKELEVTKEEKEKARAQKEEVVTQVTEVLENELQCIICSELFIEAVILNCAHSFCSHCIKQWRKKKDECPICRQAIQSQTRCLALDNCIDRMVENLSLDMKARRQTLISERKGESS; encoded by the exons ATGGATAATGTAACTACGGATTCGCCTGCGGCTGAAGAGGACGAATGTGGCGACtcggaggttttatgtttgatGAGAGTCGGAAGAAATTCAGACTGGCTCCGCCTGCTCGAAAACACAGAG ATCACCGTCGGACGTGGTGTGGATGTAACCTACCAGCTGTTTTCTCCAACTTGTCCCTTGATGATCTCCAGACTGCACTGTACTTTTAGGCAAAGGGAAGATGGCCAATGGACAGTGACAGACAAGAAG AGTCTCAACGGTGTGTGGGTGAATGGAAACCGCATACCTGCTGAAGAAGCCCACCGGCTGCGGCTTGGAGACTCCATACAGCTCGGAGTACCTGTGATTGAAACCAAAGTAGAGTTCGACTACTTGCTGGTAAAACGGCCACTCAGAGACATTAAACATTGCCTAGCAAAGGGACACAGAGAAGGTGCCAGAGCATCACAAATACCCAAAAAGCCCAAGAGGAAGTTGACCGTGGAAGAAGTTGAGCCGTCTACCTCAAAGCCCAAACTGTACCGCTGCTCATCTGCAGACAAGTCTTTTGCACAGCCCTGCCCTCTGTCTCCAGTGAAGCACCACCAGCGGCTCAGTCACACCCAGGAGGAAACTGGTCCCAGTAGACAAATCCAAGAAGTAGACCGATCCTCTGATGGCTCCAGCATTCTCTGTGACCTGGACAACTTACAGAT GTACAGCCAGAACATTCTGATGCTGAGGGAGCAGGTGGACGACACCCAGAGGCAGGTAGCCTCTCTGGGGGGGGAGCCCCGACGGGCTGACCCGCTCAGAGAGGAGCAGGTCAAGGAGCTGCAGGGGCAGCTGGAGACGCTCAGAGCCAAGATGCACAGGATGGAGACGTTAGAGAAATCCTTCAATGAAACTAAGAGGCAGCTAGAG GCACAGAAAACGCAGCACCAAGAGGAGCTTTTGAAAAAGCAGTTGGAGGAGGCTTTGCAAGAG CAAAAGAAAGTAATCGGCGAACTTGCCCTTTCTCGACAAGGCTTTGAAGAGATTCTCTTGGCCAAAAACAAGGAGCTGGAAGTGACAAAG gaggagaaagagaaggcgAGAGCCCAAAAAGAGGAAGTCGTAACCCAAGTGACTGAAGTTCTGGAGAACGAGCTTCAGTGCATCATCTGCTCGGAGCTCTTCATTGAG GCAGTCATCCTGAACTGCGCTCACAGCTTCTGCAGTCACTGCATCAAGCAGTGGCGCAAAAAGAAAGACGAGTGTCCCATCTGCCGACAGGCCATCCAGTCTCAGACCCGCTGTCTGGCGCTGGACAACTGCATTGACCGCATGGTGGAGAACTTGAGCCTGGATATGAAGGCGAGGCGGCAGACGCTCATCTCTGAGAGGAAAGGTGAGAG CAGCTGA
- the rnf8 gene encoding E3 ubiquitin-protein ligase rnf8 isoform X5 has translation MDNVTTDSPAAEEDECGDSEVLCLMRVGRNSDWLRLLENTEITVGRGVDVTYQLFSPTCPLMISRLHCTFRQREDGQWTVTDKKSLNGVWVNGNRIPAEEAHRLRLGDSIQLGVPVIETKVEFDYLLVKRPLRDIKHCLAKGHREGARASQIPKKPKRKLTVEEVEPSTSKPKLYRCSSADKSFAQPCPLSPVKHHQRLSHTQEETGPSRQIQEVDRSSDGSSILCDLDNLQMYSQNILMLREQVDDTQRQVASLGGEPRRADPLREEQVKELQGQLETLRAKMHRMETLEKSFNETKRQLEAQKTQHQEELLKKQLEEALQEQKKVIGELALSRQGFEEILLAKNKELEVTKEEKEKARAQKEEVVTQVTEVLENELQCIICSELFIEAVILNCAHSFCSHCIKQWRKKKDECPICRQAIQSQTRCLALDNCIDRMVENLSLDMKARRQTLISERKGES, from the exons ATGGATAATGTAACTACGGATTCGCCTGCGGCTGAAGAGGACGAATGTGGCGACtcggaggttttatgtttgatGAGAGTCGGAAGAAATTCAGACTGGCTCCGCCTGCTCGAAAACACAGAG ATCACCGTCGGACGTGGTGTGGATGTAACCTACCAGCTGTTTTCTCCAACTTGTCCCTTGATGATCTCCAGACTGCACTGTACTTTTAGGCAAAGGGAAGATGGCCAATGGACAGTGACAGACAAGAAG AGTCTCAACGGTGTGTGGGTGAATGGAAACCGCATACCTGCTGAAGAAGCCCACCGGCTGCGGCTTGGAGACTCCATACAGCTCGGAGTACCTGTGATTGAAACCAAAGTAGAGTTCGACTACTTGCTGGTAAAACGGCCACTCAGAGACATTAAACATTGCCTAGCAAAGGGACACAGAGAAGGTGCCAGAGCATCACAAATACCCAAAAAGCCCAAGAGGAAGTTGACCGTGGAAGAAGTTGAGCCGTCTACCTCAAAGCCCAAACTGTACCGCTGCTCATCTGCAGACAAGTCTTTTGCACAGCCCTGCCCTCTGTCTCCAGTGAAGCACCACCAGCGGCTCAGTCACACCCAGGAGGAAACTGGTCCCAGTAGACAAATCCAAGAAGTAGACCGATCCTCTGATGGCTCCAGCATTCTCTGTGACCTGGACAACTTACAGAT GTACAGCCAGAACATTCTGATGCTGAGGGAGCAGGTGGACGACACCCAGAGGCAGGTAGCCTCTCTGGGGGGGGAGCCCCGACGGGCTGACCCGCTCAGAGAGGAGCAGGTCAAGGAGCTGCAGGGGCAGCTGGAGACGCTCAGAGCCAAGATGCACAGGATGGAGACGTTAGAGAAATCCTTCAATGAAACTAAGAGGCAGCTAGAG GCACAGAAAACGCAGCACCAAGAGGAGCTTTTGAAAAAGCAGTTGGAGGAGGCTTTGCAAGAG CAAAAGAAAGTAATCGGCGAACTTGCCCTTTCTCGACAAGGCTTTGAAGAGATTCTCTTGGCCAAAAACAAGGAGCTGGAAGTGACAAAG gaggagaaagagaaggcgAGAGCCCAAAAAGAGGAAGTCGTAACCCAAGTGACTGAAGTTCTGGAGAACGAGCTTCAGTGCATCATCTGCTCGGAGCTCTTCATTGAG GCAGTCATCCTGAACTGCGCTCACAGCTTCTGCAGTCACTGCATCAAGCAGTGGCGCAAAAAGAAAGACGAGTGTCCCATCTGCCGACAGGCCATCCAGTCTCAGACCCGCTGTCTGGCGCTGGACAACTGCATTGACCGCATGGTGGAGAACTTGAGCCTGGATATGAAGGCGAGGCGGCAGACGCTCATCTCTGAGAGGAAAGGTGAGAG CTGA